The following DNA comes from Acidobacteriota bacterium.
CCGACTCGCGGGGGTCGCTCCAGAAGTAGTTGTAGCCGCGAGCCAGGCTCCCGGACACGGTGGTCCGCGTGCTGCCCGGCGCGTTGTCGCGCTCGAGCATCTCCCGGCCGCGGCGCTCGATCTCGGCCGCCTCCTCCTCGGTGTGGAAGGCCTGGTCGCCCAGCCGCGCCGGCCGCTCCAGCGGCGTCAGGGTGTCGTTGGTCCAGATGCCGGAGATGTCCGGCTGGCCATCGGTGGTGCGCGGCGCGCGGTAGCCGGGATCGGGCGCGACGCGCGGCTGCCCGGTCGCGATGTGCGTCAGCGTCAACGCCAGCATCGCCACCGCGACCGTGGCTGCAATCCGCTTGTGCATCGCTTCTCCGTCGATTCTCTCCGGACGCGGCAATGCGCGTCCTCGAAAGTCGCCCGTGGGGGTCTGCTCGGGATCAGAATCGATCCTCCCGATCCTCGATGATGGTCTCGGAGAGGGGACGCCCACGTATGACGACCGGCTCGTGCATCCGTGACAGGGGCTTGCCGGTACCGGTCACGACGCCTTCGGCACGGAGTTGGTTCAGGCGCGCGTCGATGGACTGACCGGTCATGTCGACCGGGGAGAGCGTGGCGACCGGCTGGCCCCGGCCGGTGACCCGGCGTGTCAATCGGATCACTCCACCGGGTTGCCGCGCGGATCCCTGAGGGTCCGGTAGCCGTCCACGCGATCGCGGGCGACGTGGGCGTCCCGGTAGAAGCCGGCCGTGTCGAAGGTGACGCTCACCTCTGCGGTCCCGGGATTCTCCCAGTACCAGCCGTGCACGCCGGTGAAGGGGGCTATGTAGCTCCCGTGCGCCAGGTCGTTCTCCTGCGCGTCGAAGCTCTCGGCGTAGCCGGGCGGCGCCCCGTCCGGTGCGCTGTGGAAGTTGTATTCGAGAGGCCCGGTGGCGTCCCAGGAATAGACCATCGCCCCGCCCTCCTGGATTCGGTAGGTGTACTCGACCCATTCGCCGGGACGCACGCGGAACTCGTACGAATCGATCCGGTACTCGTCTTCTTCCGCCGTGATTGCGACGACCTGCGCCAGTGCGAGCAGACCGAACAGCTCGCCGGTGCCGAGCGGATCGACCCCGCGCTCGGCCGGCAGCACGGCGCCGACGAAGACCAGCGCCGCCACCAGCAGCGAGGCGAGCGCCGCGATGCCGAGCCGCTTGATGGAGGTCGGCGGCGCGGTGGACGCGGGAGCAGGCTCGGCCATTTCAAGAACCCTAGGGATAGTAGACGTAGCCGAACAACTGCTGCGCCGTGAGGAGGAATCCGCCGCCCATCAACACCGCGTTCGTCACGAAGGCATGTCGTGTGAAGCTCGGCCGCATCCGCCACACGGTGATGCCGATGAGCACGGCGCTGAGCGCCAGCACCTGCCCGATCTCGACCCCGACGTTGAAGCTCAGGATGTTGGCGACCAGGCCGTTGTCGGTGACGGTGAACTCCTGCAGCTTCGTGGCGAGGCCCAACCCGTGGAAGAGCCCGAAGATCAGCACCGCCGCCTTCGTGTTCGGGCGCACGCCGAGTACGCGCTCGAAGCCGCCCATGTTCTCGAACGCCTTGTAGCAGACCGACAGGCCGATGATGGCGTCGATGAGGTAGGCGTTCACCTCCAGCCCGCCGAGCACGCCGAGCAGCAGCGTGATGCTGTGCCCCAGTGTGAACAGGCTAACGTACAGCACCACGTCCCGCAGCCGGTACAGGAAGAAGATGACCCCGACCAGAAACAGCAGGTGGTCCGTGCCGGTGACCATGTGCTTCGCCCCGAGGTACATGAAGGGGGCGGGCGCCGGACCGTCCACGCCCTGGACGAACGCTGCGTTCTGCGTGTCCATCGGGTGGCCGGCGGCGGCCTCGGGCAGCACGAGCGGCGCCAGCAGGAGCGAGGCGGCGACGGTGAAGCGCAGAAAACCGCTCATGGCGTGAAGGATACGTTCCAGCGCCCGTACATGCAACGGGCCGGGCAGCGGCTCGCCGCGCCCGACCCGCGGGAATGGTGACCGCTCGGCGCGCGCGACGGTGCGGCGCGCGCCGCCGATATGGTCTCGTCTACTGCTCGTTCGTTGGCCGCCCGCCCTTCGGACCGATGGTGTTGCGCAGCACGCCGACGCTCTCGAGCTCGATCTCGACGACGTCGCCCGGCTGCATGGCCGAGGTCGACCCCGGCGTGCCGGTGAAGATCATGTCGCCCGGCTCCAGCGTCACGTACCGGCTGACGTAGCTCACCAGGTAGGAGGAATCGAACAGCAGATCGCGGGTCCGCTGCGACTGCATGACCTGGCCGTTGACACGCGTCTGGAGCAGCAGATCGTTGTAGTCGACCCCGCGGGCCATGACCGGCCCGACCGGTCCGAAGGTGTCCGCGCCCTTGGCCCGGAACCACTGCAGGTCGTTGCTCTGCCAGACCCGCTCGCTGATGTCGTTGCCGGGCGCGACGGCGAAGATGTGGTCGGGGGCCTCCTCGACGGAGACGTCGCGCGTCAGCTTGCCGATGAT
Coding sequences within:
- a CDS encoding HupE/UreJ family protein, which produces MSGFLRFTVAASLLLAPLVLPEAAAGHPMDTQNAAFVQGVDGPAPAPFMYLGAKHMVTGTDHLLFLVGVIFFLYRLRDVVLYVSLFTLGHSITLLLGVLGGLEVNAYLIDAIIGLSVCYKAFENMGGFERVLGVRPNTKAAVLIFGLFHGLGLATKLQEFTVTDNGLVANILSFNVGVEIGQVLALSAVLIGITVWRMRPSFTRHAFVTNAVLMGGGFLLTAQQLFGYVYYP
- a CDS encoding fumarylacetoacetate hydrolase family protein; translation: MHLVSAVVAVAVLAVGASAFAQDVTKYVRYEHDGVTSYGILEGETIHQLDGNVFESPERTGATVALGDVTLLAPSEPQKVVAAGLNYRSHLGGAQPAEYPGLFDKHATSLIGHEAEITYYEDATNLHFEGEMVLIIGKLTRDVSVEEAPDHIFAVAPGNDISERVWQSNDLQWFRAKGADTFGPVGPVMARGVDYNDLLLQTRVNGQVMQSQRTRDLLFDSSYLVSYVSRYVTLEPGDMIFTGTPGSTSAMQPGDVVEIELESVGVLRNTIGPKGGRPTNEQ